From Anaerolineae bacterium, the proteins below share one genomic window:
- a CDS encoding DUF4367 domain-containing protein encodes MKERERREPLDERRIMARLDVLNPRPAEEPDVSGAWQEMRRRLTNEPGGKYNSIVRRWRVNRGFTPSRWWMPALAGVMVIVLLGVLFSFASVRQAAADFLNIFRVQKITAIPISPEQWTAQEGKLENLAQMMEQGLLGEPTILREGGAPQRVVNAEEASDLAGFRVLVPSYVPNGSTLKEFSVSVGPAIRYEVERAKAQSALELLGVADVSLPEVEKLVIEADIPVVVLQEYRLPAEGGTETRFAVYQARNPTATVEPAVDLTVFGEAALRALGVPAEEARRLAGTIDWTSTLVIPVPTNLAEFREVSVNGTAGIMLTEAAQQAGEPMRSLLWQKDNVMYMIAGRLRGSELLHIAESLR; translated from the coding sequence ATGAAGGAACGCGAGAGGCGTGAACCCCTGGATGAGCGGCGTATCATGGCGCGGCTGGACGTGCTGAACCCCCGGCCGGCCGAGGAACCGGATGTGTCGGGCGCATGGCAGGAGATGCGCCGCCGATTGACGAACGAGCCTGGGGGGAAATATAATTCGATCGTGAGGAGGTGGAGGGTGAACCGCGGTTTCACTCCATCGCGATGGTGGATGCCGGCGCTCGCCGGCGTCATGGTGATCGTCCTGCTGGGTGTGCTGTTCAGCTTCGCTTCCGTGCGCCAGGCGGCGGCCGACTTTCTGAACATCTTCCGGGTGCAGAAAATCACCGCCATCCCCATTTCGCCGGAGCAATGGACCGCCCAGGAGGGGAAGCTGGAGAACCTGGCGCAGATGATGGAGCAGGGCCTCCTGGGCGAACCGACTATCCTGCGCGAAGGGGGCGCCCCACAGCGGGTTGTCAATGCGGAGGAGGCATCCGACCTGGCCGGCTTCCGCGTGCTGGTGCCCAGCTATGTGCCCAACGGCTCGACCCTGAAGGAATTCAGCGTGTCGGTGGGGCCGGCCATCCGCTATGAGGTGGAGCGTGCCAAGGCCCAGAGCGCGCTGGAACTGCTGGGGGTCGCCGACGTTTCCCTGCCGGAGGTGGAGAAACTGGTTATCGAGGCGGATATCCCTGTCGTCGTTCTCCAGGAATACCGCCTGCCGGCGGAGGGCGGCACCGAAACGCGCTTCGCTGTCTACCAGGCCCGCAACCCCACCGCCACGGTGGAGCCGGCGGTGGACCTGACGGTATTCGGCGAGGCGGCCCTGCGAGCCCTGGGCGTGCCGGCCGAAGAGGCCCGCCGTCTGGCCGGCACTATTGACTGGACCAGCACTCTGGTCATCCCCGTGCCGACCAACCTGGCCGAATTCCGGGAGGTGTCAGTGAACGGTACCGCCGGCATCATGCTGACAGAGGCAGCACAGCAGGCCGGCGAACCCATGCGCTCCCTGCTGTGGCAAAAGGACAATGTGATGTACATGATAGCCGGCCGCTTGCGAGGGTCTGAGCTACTGCATATCGCCGAATCCCTTCGCTGA
- a CDS encoding sigma-70 family RNA polymerase sigma factor gives MSLEPLPAPGAPWDEDVFEGIFRRCFAEIYRYVYRVVGSGPAAEDLAQETFLRLYQQRFPPGREHNVRAWLYRVATHLAFNWVREANRRKRRDQRFVAEQAGTRSEMDPQEYVERRAEQELVRKALVCLKPAHAQALLLRHAGLSYREIADVLGLAPGSVGTTLARAAEAFEKAYARLRMQEERREEHEGTREA, from the coding sequence GTGAGCCTGGAGCCTTTGCCAGCGCCCGGCGCTCCCTGGGACGAGGACGTCTTCGAGGGGATTTTCCGGCGCTGTTTCGCCGAGATATACCGCTATGTATACCGCGTTGTGGGCTCCGGGCCGGCGGCAGAGGACCTGGCGCAGGAAACCTTCCTGCGGCTGTATCAACAGCGCTTCCCACCAGGACGTGAACACAACGTGCGCGCCTGGCTGTACCGCGTAGCCACCCATCTGGCCTTCAACTGGGTGCGGGAAGCCAACCGGCGCAAGCGCCGCGACCAGCGTTTCGTTGCCGAGCAGGCCGGCACCCGGTCCGAAATGGACCCGCAGGAGTATGTGGAGCGCCGCGCGGAGCAGGAGCTTGTCCGGAAAGCGCTTGTATGCCTGAAGCCGGCGCACGCACAGGCCCTGTTACTGCGCCACGCCGGCCTGAGCTATCGGGAGATCGCGGATGTGCTGGGCCTCGCGCCGGGTTCGGTGGGAACGACCCTGGCACGGGCGGCGGAGGCTTTCGAGAAGGCGTATGCACGACTTCGGATGCAGGAGGAAAGGAGAGAGGAGCATGAAGGAACGCGAGAGGCGTGA